CCAGAGGTCGTGCAGGTTGCCGTCGCCGCCGTCGGCGACCAGATACGCCGGCACGATGGCCGCGAGTCCCGCCGCGCCCACGAGCGTCACGTGCCGCGCGCGCCACCCACTCAGCTCAGCGGCCACGAACCAGCGATGCTGATGAAAGCCGCGGCGCGCGAGGCGATTCCATTCGGCCGCCGCGACGTCGGAGGCACCGTCGAGCAGCTTGACGCGCGACACGCCGGGCGGCGCGTGAGCGCTTTCGGCCGCGAGCAGCGCGCTTTCGATCATGCGCCCGCCCCGGCGCCGGTGGCCGCGCCGACGGACCGCGTGCCCGCGGACGGTCCGAGCCCCAACATCGCGCGCGCACGCGCCGGGTTCGCGAGCGGACGTCCGAAGATTTCGCTCAACTGCTTCACCCGCGCCACCAGCGCAGTGTTGGTCGCGAGCTCCGACCGGTCGAACCCGTAGTAGATATTGTCCTCGAGCCCCACGCGGCAGTGCCCGCCCATGGCAATCGCGAGCGTGTTCATCGGGAGCTGGAAGAGGCCGATGCCTGCGCCCGACCAGAGCGAGTCGGGCGGCAGGTCCACCAGCATCGCGGAGAGATGGCGCGCCGTCGCCGGCGCCGAGTAGCGCGAGCCGAGCAGCAGGTTGAAGTAGAACGGCGGTGCGGCAAGGCCCTTGGTGATGAGCAGGTTCGCCGCGTTGATCATGCCGAAATCGAAGCACTCGAGCTCGGGCTTTACGCCGCGCTCCGCCATCCGCTCGGCCAGGCGGACGACCATTTCGGGGCTGTTCTGGCTGGTCCCGGTCGGGAAGTCAAGCGAGGTGAGCGTGAGACTCGCGAGGTCGGCCCGCGCGCGGCCGGAAAGGTCCAGCACCTCGCTCCGCCGCTCGAACTCGGGAAAATTCCGCCCGCTGCAGCTCACGCAGATGATCGCCTCGGGCACGTGCGCGCGGATGCCCAGGATCATCGTCTCGTACAACTCGGCCCGATAGCTCGGCGTGCCGTCGCGCTCGCGGGCGTGCAGGTGGACGATGCTTGCGCCGAGCTCGAGCGCGCGGCACGCATCGTCGATCACCGCGGCGGGACTGATCGGCACGTGCGGCGTCATCGCCCTGGTGGGCACCATGCCGGTCGGACAGAAATTGATTATCAGCTCGGGGTACGGCGTGTACGGATGCGGCAGCCGTGGGGCGGCGCCCTTGCCCCGGGCGCGGGGCCCCGGCGTGCTCGGGGGAATGCGGGCGATCATGCGTCGCTCCGATCGGATGACGAAGTCGGTGCGGATCCGGACAGTGGGGCGGGCCCGTCGGCGAGCCGGTCCACCGCGCGGACGCCGTGGTCCGCCCGCGCGGGGTCGGGTTGGCGCGCAGGGGTCGCACGCATCCGGGGATGCCGGCCGACCCGCCGGCTCGCCCGATACCGGACGAGGCCCTCGACGCGCTCCATCGCGGCCGTGAGTCCGTTCGCCGCGACTCGGCGACCGTCCAGCTCGCGGGCGTCCGCCTCCCGCCCGCTCACCAGCTCGAGCAGCGGCAGCGGGGACCCGCATGCGCACTGCCCGGGCTGGAGCACGCCGCGGTCGCCGGTGGCATAGCGGAGGAGCGGCATCGCACGATTCACCAGCACCGACACCAGGATCTCGCCCT
This genomic stretch from Gemmatimonadales bacterium harbors:
- a CDS encoding 3-keto-5-aminohexanoate cleavage protein — translated: MIARIPPSTPGPRARGKGAAPRLPHPYTPYPELIINFCPTGMVPTRAMTPHVPISPAAVIDDACRALELGASIVHLHARERDGTPSYRAELYETMILGIRAHVPEAIICVSCSGRNFPEFERRSEVLDLSGRARADLASLTLTSLDFPTGTSQNSPEMVVRLAERMAERGVKPELECFDFGMINAANLLITKGLAAPPFYFNLLLGSRYSAPATARHLSAMLVDLPPDSLWSGAGIGLFQLPMNTLAIAMGGHCRVGLEDNIYYGFDRSELATNTALVARVKQLSEIFGRPLANPARARAMLGLGPSAGTRSVGAATGAGAGA